In Tachysurus fulvidraco isolate hzauxx_2018 chromosome 1, HZAU_PFXX_2.0, whole genome shotgun sequence, a single window of DNA contains:
- the LOC113663006 gene encoding ATP-sensitive inward rectifier potassium channel 10-like — MTSSTPPSSRSPSPQKVCHSQTQTDVLKPLLGGGLAGAGAAALRRRRRVLSKDGRSNVRIEHVSGRGALYLRDLWTTFLDMQWRYKLFLFSATFAGTWFAFGVLWYLVALLHGDLLEFDPPSNHTPCVMQVQTLTGAFLFSLESQTTIGYGFRCITEECPVAIILLIVQLVITMVMEIFITGTFLAKVARPKKRGETVKFSQHAVVANHEGQPCLMIRVANMRKSLLLGCQVTGKLLQTSLTKEGETVRLDQRNVAFQVDTSTDSPFLILPLTFYHVIDNNSPLRPLAAKGGGWSDPEMADFELLVIMSATVEPTSATCQVRTSYLPDEILWGYEFPPVVSLSPTGKYVADFAFFDKVAKTKTTPSFKQTSPSNPGSDSGQNGGGGKDQEKMRLEENNREERGRDRGRIRNSSPLSVRISNV, encoded by the exons ATGACTTCGTCCACACCTCCTTCCTCTCGTAGTCCTTCCCCTCAGAAAGTCTGCCATTCTCAGACTCAGACAGATGTCCTGAAGCCGCTGCTGGGTGGAGGTCTTGCAGGAGCCGGAGCTGCAGCATTGAGGAGGCGACGGCGTGTCTTGTCTAAGGATGGGCGAAGCAATGTGCGCATTGAGCATGTCAGTGGTCGTGGAGCTCTCTACCTTCGTGACCTCTGGACGACCTTCCTGGACATGCAGTGGCGCTACAAGCTTTTCCTATTCTCGGCCACATTTGCAGGGACCTGGTTTGCAtttggtgtgctgtggtatcttgTGGCACTGTTGCACGGAGACCTGCTGG AGTTTGACCCTCCATCCAACCACACCCCCTGCGTGATGCAGGTCCAGACACTGACAGGAGCATTCCTTTTCTCTCTGGAATCACAGACTACAATTGGCTACGGTTTCCGATGTATCACAGAGGAATGTCCAGTCGCCATCATTCTTCTCATAGTGCAGCTAGTTATTACAATGGTGATGGAAATCTTCATCACAGGGACATTTCTTGCCAAG GTTGCTCGGCCAAAAAAGCGTGGTGAAACAGTGAAGTTCAGTCAGCACGCAGTTGTGGCCAATCATGAGGGCCAACCATGCCTTATGATCCGTGTAGCCAACATGAGAAAGAGCCTGCTGTTGGGATGCCAG GTAACTGGGAAGCTGCTGCAGACATCTCTGACAAAAGAGGGTGAGACAGTTCGGCTGGACCAGAGGAATGTGGCTTTTCAGGTGGACACCTCCACTGACAGCCCTTTCCTCATTCTCCCTCTCACCTTCTACCATGTCATTGACAACAACAGCCCTCTCCGCCCTTTGGCTGCCAAGG GTGGAGGCTGGTCAGACCCAGAAATGGCAGACTTTGAACTGCTGGTAATAATGAGTGCCACAGTGGAGCCCACATCAGCCACTTGCCAGGTGCGAACCTCCTATTTACCTGACGAAATCCTGTGGGGCTACGAGTTCCCCCCTGTCGTCTCGCTCTCCCCGACAGGGAAATACGTGGCTGACTTCGCCTTCTTCGACAAAGTGGCTAAGACCAAGACCACTCCATCCTTTAAGCAGACCTCTCCTTCTAACCCAGGCTCGGACAGTGGCCAaaatggaggaggaggaaaggatCAGGAGAAGATGAGGCTTGAAGAGAACAACAGGGAGGAGAGGGGGCGTGATAGAGGGAGGATACGGAATAGCAGCCCACTTAGCGTTCGCATTAGTAATGTTTAG
- the LOC113663008 gene encoding T-lymphocyte surface antigen Ly-9-like, with protein MKSYLHIVAFIILNFSTDCGAWVHVVYKSIGEIAHLTLKDPPNISTIKWRKDSNLIAIVENKRQSTKFTKKYHIHVSDNSLFIHNLTLEDSGYYKAQTGQWEEDVIQYKLIVQEAVSKPVITVNHQINNSSVCYILVTCSADGDSVMYNCDHQHCTLTNATSNTVNLTVSYTEAEVLECTASNRVSTKQTSIHKINTCPEKSLLTTTIIFIISIAVFAVLLICIIFFTIPERRRNKNRETGAKVNRGLDLSQGTVTRTSTHSGRYRDANQPATHVFGGIRDQTLGKMGKKHLPYHHTN; from the exons ATGAAGAGCTACCTACACATAGTCGCCTTCATAATCCTGAACTTCTCAACAG ACTGTGGAGCTTGGGTCCATGTGGTTTACAAGTCAATAGGAGAAATAGCACATCTCACGTTGAAAGACCCCCCGAATATTTCAACAATCAAATGGAGGAAGGATTCTAACCTGATTGCAATTGTAGAAAACAAAAGGCAGAGTACaaagtttacaaaaaaatatcaTATACATGTTTCTGACAACTCTTTGTTTATCCATAATTTGACGCTGGAGGACTCTGGATATTATAAAGCTCAAACTGGACAATGGGAAGAAGATGTAATCCAGTACAAACTGATAGTACAGG AGGCCGTCTCAAAACCAGTGATCACTGTTAATCACCAGATAAACAACTCATCCGTTTGCTACATCTTGGTAACATGTTCTGCTGATGGCGACTCGGTGATGTACAACTGTGATCATCAGCACTGCACTCTGACAAATGCTACATCCAATACAGTGAACTTGACTGTCAGCTATACAGAAGCAGAGGTGTTGGAATGCACAGCCAGCAACCGtgtgagcacgaaacagacatCAATACACAAGATTAACACAT GTCCTGAAAAATCACTACTCACAACAacaatcatttttataataagcATAGCAGTGTTTGCTGTTCTGCTTATCTGCATTATCTTTTTTACAATaccagaaagaagaagaaataaaaacag GGAAACTGGAGCCAAGGTGAATCGTGGACTGGATCTTTCACAGGGCACAGTCACACGGACATCGACACACTCTGGACGAtatagagatgccaatcagcctgcaacacatgtctttggggGCATAAGGGACCAAACTTTgggaaaaatgggaaaaaaacatcTCCCCTACCATCATACAAACTAA
- the LOC113663007 gene encoding SLAM family member 5-like has translation MRSYLHIITFIILNFTADCGARAHVVYKSIGEKAHLTLKDHRNTTTIKWRKDSNLIAILENKRPDTKYPEKYHIHVSDNSLFIHNLMVNDSGYYKAQIGQWEEDVIEYKLIVQEAVSIPTIDVNRDHLNTSSVCHILVKCSADGDSVTYDCDSQHCTLTNATSRRVNFTVNYTDPGVLECTASNRVSMKQSSIQKINPCTEKLSSPSASFSYIYVLIVIICCILVFAVLVSCSIKLSYNCRKKEQNEVTYRDDKSVNTVYSVVCKQPRTDTPAENIAAENAEASVYDVPSKCARVSQCDKDDSVQNDDTHTVYWKLGQTLEA, from the exons ATGAGGAGCTACCTACACATAATCACCTTCATTATCCTGAACTTCACAGCAG ACTGTGGAGCTCGGGCTCATGTGGTTTACAAGTCAATAGGAGAAAAAGCACATCTCACATTGAAAGACCACCGGAATACAACAACAATCAAATGGAGGAAGGATTCTAACCTGATCGcaattttagaaaacaaaaggcCGGATACGAAGTATCCAGAAAAATATCATATACATGTTTCTGACAACTCTTTGTTTATCCATAATTTGATGGTGAACGACTCTGGATATTATAAAGCTCAAATTGGACAATGGGAGGAAGATGTAATCGAGTACAAACTGATAGTACAGG AGGCCGTATCAATACCAACGATCGATGTCAATCGTGATCACCTAAACACTTCATCGGTTTGCCACATCTTGGTAAAATGTTCTGCTGATGGTGACTCGGTGACATATGACTGTGATTCCCAGCACTGCACTCTGACTAATGCAACATCCAGAAGGGTGAACTTTACTGTTAACTACACAGACCCTGGGGTGTTGGAATGCACAGCCAGCAACCGTGTGAGCATGAAACAGTCATCAATACAAAAGATTAACCCAT GTACGGAAAAATTATCATCACCCTCCGCATCATTTAGTTATATTTACgttttaatagtaataatatgttGCATACTGGTGTTTGCTGTCCTGGTGAGCTGCTCCATCAAACTTTCTTACAAttgcagaaagaaagaacag AACGAAGTCACATATCGAGATGATAAGAGTGTAAACACTGTCTATAGTGTGGTCTGCAAGCAACCAAGAACTGATACTCCAGCTGAAAACATCGCTGCAGAAAATGCAGAAGCATCAGTTTACGACGTTCCTTCAAAATGT gCCAGGGTATCCCAATGTGACAAAGATGACAGCGTGCAGAATgatgacacacatacagtttaCTGGAAACTGGGGCAGACACTTGAAGCTTGA